The proteins below come from a single Corynebacterium cystitidis genomic window:
- a CDS encoding glutamine synthetase family protein has protein sequence MNSQQEYVLSAVEERGIRFIRLWFTDISGSLKSVMMSPLELEGAFEEGVGFDGSSIEGFSRISESDTLLLPDPSTFQILPFDADEPDLISARMFCDISMPDGNPSFADPRHVLRRQVDRAADEGFTCNVGPEIEFYLVNRENREVPVDSGGYFDQSAYNRAPKFRREAIHALESMGITTEFSHHETSPGQQEIDLRHADVLTMADNVVTFRYLIKTVAANSGVRATFMPKPFKEHAGSAMHSHFSLFEGDTNAFHDPDDEISLSATGRRFVAGILVHAHEISAVTNQFVNSYKRLEFGAEAPTAVTWGISNRSALVRVPTYRLNKPASRRVEVRSPDSGANPYLAYAAILAAGLKGIREEYTLTEPAEDDVFALTRRERRAMGYRDLPGSLDEALRHLEKSEFMAEVLGEQVFEYFLRSKWREWREYTDQITEWELATNFNI, from the coding sequence ATGAATAGCCAACAGGAATATGTCCTCAGCGCGGTCGAAGAACGCGGTATCCGATTCATCCGGCTTTGGTTTACCGACATCTCCGGCAGCCTCAAATCTGTCATGATGAGCCCTTTAGAGCTGGAAGGCGCGTTTGAGGAAGGCGTTGGCTTTGATGGCTCTTCCATTGAGGGTTTTTCGCGCATTAGCGAATCTGACACGCTGCTGCTGCCAGACCCCTCCACCTTCCAAATCCTGCCGTTTGATGCTGATGAACCAGACCTGATTTCCGCGCGCATGTTTTGTGACATTTCCATGCCGGACGGTAACCCTTCTTTTGCGGATCCGCGCCATGTGCTGCGCCGCCAAGTGGACAGGGCTGCCGACGAAGGTTTTACCTGTAACGTCGGCCCCGAGATTGAGTTTTACCTGGTCAACCGTGAGAACAGGGAAGTGCCTGTGGATTCCGGTGGCTATTTTGACCAGTCTGCGTATAATCGCGCACCGAAGTTTCGTCGGGAAGCGATTCATGCCCTGGAATCGATGGGCATTACCACCGAGTTTTCCCATCATGAAACGTCGCCCGGCCAGCAGGAGATTGACCTGCGCCATGCAGACGTGCTCACCATGGCCGATAACGTGGTGACCTTCCGCTACCTGATCAAAACGGTGGCCGCCAACTCTGGGGTGCGCGCCACGTTCATGCCCAAGCCGTTTAAGGAGCACGCGGGTTCGGCGATGCACTCGCACTTTTCTTTGTTCGAGGGCGATACCAACGCGTTCCACGACCCGGATGATGAGATCTCCCTGTCGGCGACAGGCCGCCGCTTCGTGGCAGGCATTTTGGTGCATGCCCATGAGATTTCGGCGGTGACCAACCAGTTTGTCAACTCGTATAAACGCCTCGAGTTCGGCGCCGAGGCACCCACCGCCGTGACCTGGGGTATTTCCAACCGTTCGGCGCTGGTGCGCGTGCCGACGTACCGCCTGAACAAGCCTGCATCGCGGCGGGTGGAGGTACGTTCCCCAGATTCCGGCGCGAACCCCTACCTGGCGTATGCAGCCATTTTGGCTGCTGGGCTGAAAGGGATCCGCGAGGAGTACACCTTAACCGAGCCCGCCGAAGATGACGTGTTTGCGTTGACCCGCCGTGAGCGCCGCGCCATGGGCTACCGTGATCTGCCTGGCAGCTTGGATGAGGCGCTGCGCCACCTGGAGAAGTCCGAGTTCATGGCGGAGGTGCTTGGAGAGCAGGTGTTTGAATACTTCCTGCGCTCCAAATGGCGTGAATGGCGCGAGTACACAGACCAGATCACCGAGTGGGAATTAGCCACCAATTTCAACATCTAA
- a CDS encoding bifunctional RNase H/acid phosphatase → MKVTIYADGGSRGNPGVAGSGTVLYDADGDILQKIVYVVGPKASNNVAEYHGLLRGLEAAAELGASDVEVFMDSKLVVEQMSGRWKIKHPDMQKLALAGQKLAREFNSVTYNWVPREKNQVADKLSNDAMDAAARGESPGILGGPASQAEIPPAQQGTYWSAQERETETGTEYDHEVATHAHWNGIDDTPTRFVLLRHGQTAQSAAKVYSGSSDPELTDVGRDQARRAAEWIAAIEKIDVIVSSPMQRAQETAAIVGQKLGLEYETDNQWREMDFGDFENLTRDQAFEQYPEELQKWESSISVAPPNGEAVAAMHRRITSARKKLQDKYPGKTVLVVTHVTPIKSMVRQGLNARGDLFARMFLDLASISVVEFYPDTAVVRRVNDTAHLIQR, encoded by the coding sequence ATGAAGGTGACTATCTACGCGGACGGCGGCTCCCGCGGCAACCCCGGTGTCGCCGGTTCCGGCACAGTGCTTTACGACGCCGACGGCGACATCCTGCAGAAAATCGTCTACGTTGTGGGCCCCAAAGCGTCTAATAACGTTGCCGAATACCACGGCCTACTGCGCGGACTTGAAGCAGCCGCCGAACTAGGTGCCAGCGACGTTGAGGTGTTTATGGACTCTAAACTAGTGGTCGAGCAAATGAGCGGGCGCTGGAAAATCAAACACCCCGATATGCAAAAACTGGCCCTGGCCGGACAAAAACTCGCCCGCGAGTTCAACTCCGTGACCTACAACTGGGTACCACGTGAAAAGAATCAAGTAGCCGACAAACTCTCCAACGACGCCATGGACGCAGCCGCCCGAGGCGAATCCCCAGGAATCCTTGGCGGGCCGGCCTCGCAAGCCGAAATACCACCCGCGCAGCAGGGCACTTACTGGTCGGCGCAGGAGCGCGAAACCGAGACCGGAACCGAATATGATCACGAGGTAGCCACCCACGCGCACTGGAACGGAATCGACGACACACCCACCCGCTTCGTGCTGTTGCGTCACGGTCAAACAGCGCAATCGGCGGCAAAGGTGTACTCAGGATCCTCAGATCCGGAGCTCACCGACGTGGGCCGCGACCAAGCGCGCCGGGCAGCAGAGTGGATCGCAGCCATCGAAAAGATCGACGTGATTGTGTCCTCCCCGATGCAGCGGGCACAAGAAACAGCAGCAATAGTGGGCCAGAAGCTAGGACTGGAATACGAGACCGACAACCAGTGGCGCGAGATGGACTTCGGTGACTTTGAAAACCTCACACGCGACCAAGCCTTTGAACAGTATCCGGAAGAATTGCAGAAGTGGGAATCGTCGATAAGCGTGGCCCCTCCCAACGGTGAAGCCGTGGCAGCAATGCACCGACGCATCACCAGCGCACGCAAGAAACTACAGGACAAATATCCAGGCAAGACGGTTCTGGTGGTCACCCACGTCACCCCGATCAAATCAATGGTGCGGCAAGGCCTGAATGCCAGAGGGGACCTGTTTGCGCGGATGTTTCTGGATTTGGCGTCTATTTCTGTGGTGGAGTTTTACCCCGACACCGCAGTGGTACGCCGCGTCAACGACACCGCTCACCTGATCCAGCGGTAG
- a CDS encoding RNB domain-containing ribonuclease: protein MKLYAAPLNFRSIAEEFEVPTEFSPDLHESAAAARDRFANQRRDARDIPFVTIDPPGSKDLDQAVFIEKRSSKNNAGYIVQYAIADVAAFIGPDSPLREESLKRGQTIYLPDEPARLHPEELSEGSASLLPNVDRPAVLWTFQLDSNGDVEDVRVERAMIHSVARFDYDGVQEDLGQGRIHPSIEHLPEVGRLRQVSSLRRQAINLRLPSVRVDQLDDGRYELRIEPRHPIMDYNSEISLLTGMVAGQLMEKANKGFLRTLLPANAESEQTFSTEVQALGFELGDMPIGEFLSSIDADTPRGMAVMREAQKLLRGSGYVWLGSQDPEVHAGIGGYYSHVTAPLRRLIDRYATEVCLAISGGYEIPQWVIEDASQVIKTMGRTSQLANTVDRACLKLTEATVLQPWVGHNFDGVVLLTDTARSTCRIFVNDPPVFGESLGHPAEGTETKFSLIRADIDGREVAFAWPAD, encoded by the coding sequence ATGAAGCTGTACGCCGCCCCGCTGAATTTCCGGTCGATCGCAGAAGAGTTCGAAGTCCCCACCGAATTTAGCCCTGATCTGCACGAATCTGCGGCGGCAGCAAGAGACAGGTTCGCTAATCAACGCAGGGATGCCCGTGATATTCCGTTTGTCACTATTGACCCGCCGGGTTCGAAGGACCTGGATCAGGCGGTGTTCATCGAGAAACGCAGCAGCAAGAACAACGCAGGCTACATAGTGCAGTACGCCATTGCAGATGTGGCCGCTTTTATTGGTCCGGATTCGCCTCTGCGTGAGGAATCTTTGAAGCGTGGCCAGACTATTTACTTGCCCGATGAACCGGCGCGCCTGCACCCGGAGGAACTCTCGGAAGGTTCTGCCAGCTTGCTGCCTAACGTTGATCGTCCGGCGGTGTTGTGGACATTCCAGCTGGATAGTAATGGTGATGTTGAAGATGTTCGAGTGGAGCGCGCGATGATTCACTCGGTGGCGCGCTTTGACTATGACGGCGTGCAGGAGGATTTGGGTCAGGGCCGTATCCACCCCTCGATTGAGCATTTGCCGGAGGTGGGGCGGCTGCGCCAGGTGAGCAGTCTGCGTCGTCAAGCGATTAATTTGCGTCTGCCGTCGGTGCGCGTGGATCAGCTCGACGATGGTCGTTATGAACTGCGCATTGAGCCGCGACACCCGATCATGGATTACAATTCTGAGATTTCTCTGCTTACGGGCATGGTGGCCGGCCAGCTGATGGAGAAAGCCAACAAGGGGTTCCTCCGCACGCTGCTTCCGGCCAATGCTGAGTCGGAGCAGACGTTCAGCACTGAGGTTCAGGCCTTGGGCTTTGAGCTGGGGGACATGCCGATCGGTGAGTTCTTGAGCAGCATCGATGCAGATACCCCGCGTGGGATGGCTGTGATGCGCGAAGCGCAGAAGTTGCTGCGCGGATCTGGTTACGTGTGGTTGGGTAGTCAGGATCCGGAGGTGCACGCGGGCATCGGTGGCTATTATAGCCACGTCACTGCGCCTTTAAGGCGTTTGATTGACCGTTACGCCACCGAGGTGTGTCTGGCGATTTCGGGTGGTTATGAGATCCCGCAGTGGGTCATCGAGGATGCGTCCCAGGTGATCAAGACGATGGGGCGCACGTCCCAGTTGGCAAATACCGTGGACCGGGCGTGCCTGAAGCTTACGGAGGCGACGGTGTTGCAGCCGTGGGTTGGACACAACTTTGATGGGGTGGTGTTGCTGACTGACACGGCCCGTTCCACCTGCCGCATCTTCGTCAATGACCCGCCGGTGTTCGGCGAGTCGCTGGGGCATCCTGCAGAAGGTACGGAAACGAAGTTTTCTCTGATTCGGGCGGATATAGATGGCCGTGAGGTGGCCTTCGCCTGGCCCGCAGATTGA
- a CDS encoding Nif3-like dinuclear metal center hexameric protein: MTTVGTVISTLETAYPPQLAESWDAVGLVCGDPTDEVTRVAFALDCTQEVAERAVELGAQLLVVHHPLLLRGVTSVAANTPKGKVIHTLLKGGCALFTAHTNADSARPGVNDKLAELVGIKPGRPIKVVDPRARDKWGVHVPATHADEVMAALFEVGAGRIGNYSECAFHIDGRGGFTPLEGADPTEGVVGKHYVGDETRVEFVADTRIRRALIDELRRVHPYEEPAFDITAMEQDVDLEQATGLGRVGELPNPMTLREFTQQVANALPETAWGVRAAGDPDKLVQKVAVSSGSGDSFLGDVTKLGVDVYVTSDLRHHPVDEHLRAGGPAVIDTAHWASEFPWTTQAAGIVARLGVDTEIISLRTDPWTVSAHPNTANTANTTNTTAN, translated from the coding sequence ATGACAACAGTTGGCACCGTAATTTCTACACTTGAGACCGCCTACCCACCGCAGCTTGCCGAAAGTTGGGATGCCGTGGGTTTGGTGTGTGGGGACCCCACCGACGAGGTCACCCGTGTGGCTTTCGCCCTGGACTGCACTCAGGAAGTTGCTGAACGTGCCGTGGAGTTAGGTGCGCAGCTTTTGGTGGTGCATCACCCTCTGCTATTACGTGGAGTGACCTCCGTGGCCGCCAACACCCCGAAGGGCAAAGTGATCCACACCCTGCTCAAAGGCGGGTGCGCCTTATTCACCGCACACACCAACGCGGATTCTGCCCGCCCCGGAGTCAACGACAAGCTAGCAGAACTGGTGGGAATCAAGCCTGGCCGCCCCATCAAAGTGGTGGACCCGCGCGCTCGCGATAAGTGGGGCGTCCATGTGCCCGCCACGCATGCCGACGAAGTGATGGCTGCCCTTTTCGAGGTGGGTGCAGGCCGCATTGGCAATTACTCCGAGTGCGCATTCCACATCGACGGGCGCGGCGGTTTCACCCCGCTAGAAGGTGCAGACCCGACAGAGGGGGTCGTCGGCAAGCACTATGTGGGAGACGAAACCCGCGTCGAATTCGTTGCCGATACCCGGATCCGGCGCGCGCTTATCGACGAGCTGCGCCGCGTCCACCCCTACGAGGAACCAGCGTTTGATATCACAGCGATGGAACAAGACGTGGACCTAGAACAAGCCACTGGGTTAGGCCGCGTGGGCGAGCTGCCAAATCCGATGACCCTGCGCGAATTCACCCAGCAGGTGGCCAACGCCCTGCCTGAAACCGCGTGGGGAGTGCGCGCCGCTGGTGACCCGGACAAACTGGTGCAGAAGGTGGCTGTCAGCTCCGGCTCCGGCGACAGCTTCTTAGGCGATGTAACCAAGCTAGGCGTGGACGTGTACGTGACCAGCGATTTACGCCACCACCCCGTCGACGAGCATTTGCGCGCAGGCGGGCCCGCCGTGATTGACACCGCCCATTGGGCAAGTGAGTTTCCCTGGACCACCCAGGCAGCGGGTATTGTTGCACGCCTTGGGGTAGACACGGAGATTATCAGCCTGCGCACCGACCCATGGACTGTGTCCGCGCACCCGAACACCGCGAACACCGCGAACACCACGAACACCACAGCGAACTAG
- a CDS encoding zinc ribbon domain-containing protein codes for MKLATDQQHLLLELANAERAQGQPAKISAEQEELNKLTKERARMADAAGSAQLAVDDMELEILRIQEDERKLKRRELDNKKQLGAETDPERRKDLEHDTYATKSRIMDLLSELKEAHNEIAALRNNRDIHGAKLSDLDAKIEVARRAAEAAPTPAAAADPADIRAKLSDDVLADYDDCGAAPLVSGRTCGGCFIQMPPAEREEINAVPADELPNCPNCGTFLVRGTAHAGRSDADGS; via the coding sequence ATGAAACTAGCCACCGACCAGCAGCACCTTTTACTAGAACTAGCCAACGCCGAACGTGCCCAAGGCCAACCCGCCAAGATCAGCGCCGAACAAGAAGAACTAAACAAGCTGACCAAGGAACGCGCCCGCATGGCAGATGCCGCCGGCTCCGCCCAATTGGCCGTGGACGACATGGAGCTGGAAATCCTGCGCATCCAAGAAGATGAGCGCAAGCTGAAGCGCCGCGAGCTGGACAACAAAAAGCAACTGGGTGCGGAGACTGATCCGGAGCGTCGAAAAGATCTTGAACACGACACCTATGCAACAAAGTCACGCATCATGGACCTGCTTTCCGAACTCAAAGAAGCCCACAATGAGATCGCCGCACTACGCAACAACCGCGACATCCATGGCGCGAAACTATCAGACCTTGATGCCAAGATTGAGGTGGCACGCCGCGCTGCCGAAGCCGCCCCCACACCCGCCGCCGCAGCCGATCCGGCCGACATTCGCGCAAAGCTTTCCGACGACGTCCTGGCCGACTACGACGACTGTGGTGCCGCCCCCTTGGTCAGCGGACGCACCTGCGGTGGATGCTTCATCCAGATGCCACCGGCCGAGCGCGAAGAAATCAACGCCGTGCCCGCCGACGAACTGCCCAACTGCCCCAACTGTGGAACTTTCCTGGTGCGTGGCACAGCTCACGCTGGCCGTTCCGACGCTGACGGGAGCTAA
- a CDS encoding CYTH and CHAD domain-containing protein — MKPGVLEVEAKFAVDDSTPPPDLTALDAVAAVGEARDHALSAIYYDTADLRLTRAKITLRRRTGGKDDGWHIKLPATDGRLELGAELTDPAVVPEEICSQVRVIVRNQPLEPIAQVNNNRRETTLYDDTGAPVAEFCDDRVTAWSLLPGGQKQHWREWELELAGALPGTQEGTELIRAATTLLISAGARVSASPSKLVAALGDTVESAPLPPHLAGVPLDDNDPAFAVVEAVKANRNSLVEWDPKVRRDEWDSVHQMRVATRELRSQLETFEGVLANDQMSYIEDELKELARVLGVARDAEVVEERFHDLLDSDPTGLIDDTARTHIHDDMRKEYKAAHADIIRVLDSDRYLSLLDAIDNLIATASSQAGSATVGSATAEPSAEPSAEPSAEPSEVLYDHLAKAYKKLMKRHRRVQNNYDNPELSLFQREEYVHDTRKSAKKLRYAAEAVCQASTLKTGKLVKHCKTLQSQLGDFQDAVTARNRLRDLADSAAKRGENTFAYGMLYQVEMGNAATALEGYGDVVAKIRRAFDRLKKQR; from the coding sequence ATGAAACCAGGAGTTTTGGAAGTAGAAGCGAAATTCGCCGTCGACGATTCTACCCCTCCCCCGGATCTCACCGCCTTGGACGCGGTTGCTGCCGTAGGTGAGGCCCGCGACCATGCTCTGTCTGCGATTTACTACGACACTGCGGATTTACGCTTGACGCGCGCGAAGATCACTTTAAGACGACGCACTGGCGGCAAGGATGACGGCTGGCATATCAAACTGCCCGCCACCGACGGCCGCCTGGAACTGGGAGCGGAGTTGACTGATCCTGCTGTGGTGCCAGAAGAGATCTGCTCGCAGGTGCGCGTGATCGTTCGCAACCAGCCTTTAGAACCCATTGCCCAGGTGAACAACAACCGCAGGGAAACCACACTTTACGACGACACCGGCGCCCCTGTGGCCGAGTTCTGTGACGACAGGGTGACTGCTTGGTCGCTGCTGCCGGGCGGCCAGAAGCAACACTGGCGTGAATGGGAGCTGGAGCTGGCAGGTGCGCTGCCCGGTACGCAGGAGGGCACTGAACTTATCCGTGCTGCCACCACGTTGTTAATTTCGGCAGGTGCGCGTGTTTCTGCAAGCCCCTCTAAGTTGGTGGCAGCTTTAGGTGACACCGTAGAGTCTGCTCCCCTGCCGCCACATCTAGCCGGTGTACCGCTGGATGACAACGACCCAGCCTTTGCGGTGGTAGAGGCTGTGAAGGCCAACCGTAATTCTCTTGTGGAGTGGGACCCGAAGGTGCGCCGCGACGAGTGGGACTCCGTCCACCAGATGCGTGTGGCCACCCGCGAGCTGCGTAGCCAGCTGGAAACCTTCGAAGGGGTGCTGGCTAATGATCAGATGAGCTATATCGAAGACGAGCTCAAAGAATTAGCGCGGGTGCTCGGTGTTGCCCGCGACGCCGAAGTGGTGGAGGAACGCTTCCACGACCTGCTCGACTCCGACCCCACGGGGCTGATCGACGACACCGCGCGGACACACATCCACGACGACATGCGCAAAGAATATAAGGCGGCACACGCCGACATTATTCGCGTGCTTGATTCGGACCGCTACCTGTCTTTGCTTGATGCCATTGACAATTTGATTGCTACGGCGTCCTCACAGGCTGGGTCTGCGACTGTAGGTTCCGCCACTGCAGAGCCTTCTGCTGAGCCATCTGCTGAGCCATCTGCAGAACCATCTGAGGTCCTCTACGACCACCTGGCCAAAGCCTACAAGAAGTTGATGAAGCGCCACCGCCGAGTGCAGAACAACTATGACAACCCGGAGCTGAGCCTTTTCCAGCGCGAGGAGTACGTCCACGACACCCGTAAAAGCGCGAAGAAGCTACGCTACGCCGCGGAAGCTGTGTGCCAGGCATCCACGTTGAAGACGGGCAAACTAGTGAAGCACTGCAAGACGTTGCAGTCCCAGCTTGGCGATTTCCAGGATGCGGTGACAGCCCGCAACCGATTGCGCGACCTCGCCGATTCTGCCGCCAAGCGTGGTGAGAACACCTTCGCCTACGGCATGCTGTACCAGGTGGAAATGGGCAACGCCGCCACAGCCCTTGAAGGCTACGGCGACGTCGTCGCTAAGATCAGGCGGGCGTTTGACCGCCTGAAGAAGCAGCGTTAG
- a CDS encoding galactokinase → MPLWSAPATAPADRVATTHQELTGKTPRQIADAPATWVLIGENVDHYGGVTIVGLSDLRAAVAYSERDDDTIRVTFRTANSTELNDDTTLDAVAELANSRHANPDADEEPVVEELGIAIRFGGIVHTLMSRQMLSRDTPGLDITVESDIPLGAGLGAMYAADAALALALLADNDDINEAPLRTRIAEVCTQSVDQYSSMPVLRARHTAALRGVGETISVIDYADGSVTQAPHPQRAGVEVFAVAKTLGKADDSQAKLIADRRAFITKVCQNFGTESLRSIPDSTPRAVAWLEAVRQVKGTDGLPSVEEAKGWLEFSENETLRSMAVAKALRSRNTNDLFHLLNTPNHTHGLDTPDDIVQLMPLRGAVAARPAAAGMSQAVIAFVPLQKAHNFGADLADDGFHVFSIARGKVAGLVDKR, encoded by the coding sequence ATGCCTTTGTGGTCCGCTCCCGCCACCGCCCCTGCCGACCGTGTCGCCACCACCCACCAGGAGTTAACCGGTAAAACTCCGAGGCAGATCGCCGACGCACCCGCCACATGGGTTTTGATCGGTGAGAATGTCGACCACTACGGGGGCGTTACCATCGTCGGCCTTTCAGACCTGCGCGCTGCCGTCGCCTACTCTGAGCGTGACGACGACACCATCCGCGTCACGTTCCGCACCGCCAACAGCACCGAGCTTAACGACGACACCACCTTGGATGCTGTCGCCGAACTGGCAAACTCCCGCCACGCGAACCCCGACGCCGACGAAGAACCAGTTGTGGAGGAGCTGGGGATTGCTATCCGTTTCGGCGGCATTGTGCACACGTTGATGAGCCGCCAGATGCTCAGCCGCGACACCCCAGGTTTAGACATCACAGTGGAGTCCGACATTCCTCTCGGCGCAGGTCTTGGTGCCATGTATGCCGCTGATGCCGCGTTGGCCTTGGCCCTGCTCGCCGACAATGACGACATCAATGAAGCACCCCTGCGCACCCGCATCGCTGAGGTCTGTACCCAATCCGTGGACCAGTACTCCTCTATGCCGGTGCTGCGTGCCCGCCACACAGCCGCACTGCGCGGAGTGGGCGAGACTATTTCGGTCATCGACTATGCAGACGGCTCTGTCACCCAGGCCCCTCACCCACAACGCGCGGGTGTTGAAGTGTTCGCTGTGGCAAAAACGCTGGGCAAAGCCGATGATTCTCAAGCCAAGCTGATTGCAGACCGCCGCGCCTTTATCACTAAGGTCTGCCAGAACTTCGGCACCGAGTCTCTACGTTCCATCCCCGATTCCACCCCCCGCGCCGTCGCATGGCTCGAAGCGGTGCGCCAGGTCAAAGGCACAGACGGACTGCCTAGTGTTGAGGAGGCGAAAGGATGGCTCGAATTCAGCGAGAACGAGACGTTGCGCTCCATGGCCGTGGCCAAAGCACTCCGCTCCCGCAACACCAATGATCTTTTCCACCTCCTGAACACGCCAAACCACACCCACGGCTTGGACACCCCCGACGACATAGTCCAGCTAATGCCGCTGCGAGGCGCTGTTGCTGCGCGCCCCGCGGCCGCAGGAATGAGCCAGGCCGTCATCGCTTTCGTCCCTCTTCAGAAAGCCCACAACTTCGGTGCAGATCTTGCCGACGACGGTTTCCACGTCTTTTCCATCGCACGCGGAAAAGTGGCAGGCCTCGTCGATAAGCGTTAA